One segment of Micromonospora parathelypteridis DNA contains the following:
- a CDS encoding Rne/Rng family ribonuclease: MLENEPEGGERTGSQPAGETADQSTTADGAPVATPTTAVGSAPVDPVGAESAEPAAPVRRTRATRRRAAPLNQPEQTDAPIEAPTGDTGSAESPQAEVFAPISGDLEVAPKTPRRRRKATPVETTAEEPLVAASAEAASAEVVPPVKVTRTRRKKATPAAVEEPPAVEEPIAEEPLVAEEPVAVEEPAESDLREAEAELNDTEAVPSKTAAELAWSSGAQERSGEVSPGAAVAGVTDEPNDQVEPEQPRTRRRRAALSAPTVLFMAPQPDAVPVTRPVEPAPVAEEPAVEEAAEPSRRRRRGRREVEPVEAIEAEEEPTEEADEATEADEDDEDSAAARRRRRRGRRGRGRGKGGADDAEDEESEEAAQADEEETAEVEAEGDEDDEAEGGDGLTRRRRRRRRRGAGDTEGAADDGVPTVVKIREPRRTVDEVQGVSGSTRLEAKRQRRRDGREQRRTRPPILSESEFLARREAVDRVMAVRQRGDRTQIAVLEDGVLVEHYVTRNSSGTMAGNVYLGKVQNVLPSMEAAFVDVGRGRNAVLYAGEVNWDTSGLEGRARSIEQALRSGDSVLVQVTKDPIGHKGARLTSHIALSGRHLVYVPNGNASGISRKLPDNERKRLRDVLKKLVPDGAGVIVRTAAEGASEDELARDVKRLQAQWEDIQAKAAEGGAPVLLYGEPDLVIRVVRDLFNEDFRELVIEGEQSYDMVESYLSHVSPDLVDRVRRHVGTSDVFAEYRIDEQIIKGLDRKVFLPSGGSLVIDRTEAMTVVDVNTGKYTGSGGNLEETVTRNNLEAAEEIVRQLRLRDIGGIVVIDFIDMVLESNRELVLRRLTECLGRDRTKHQVTEITSLGLVQMTRKRIGAGLLEAFSETCECCKGRGVIMHTEPVPEKPRPAGAGEKVKAVASSVAAAPAAEQGTASSRRRARKNAPVERAAVEVVDTDTSVEPDADYQDTMGYDLSRYESDTAAAPAISDSQQGESARLAAADDPDALADGEGDEESAEGGTGRRRSRRGGARRRTRP; encoded by the coding sequence ATGCTCGAGAACGAGCCCGAGGGCGGCGAACGGACCGGTTCACAGCCGGCCGGTGAAACCGCCGACCAGAGCACCACTGCCGACGGCGCCCCCGTCGCGACCCCCACCACGGCTGTCGGTTCAGCCCCGGTGGACCCGGTCGGCGCGGAGAGCGCTGAGCCTGCCGCGCCGGTTCGGCGTACCCGGGCGACCCGGCGTCGGGCCGCCCCGCTGAACCAGCCGGAGCAGACCGACGCGCCGATCGAGGCGCCCACCGGCGACACCGGCAGTGCCGAGTCGCCGCAGGCGGAGGTCTTCGCCCCGATCTCCGGCGACCTGGAGGTCGCCCCGAAGACCCCCCGGCGCCGCCGCAAGGCCACCCCCGTCGAGACGACCGCCGAGGAGCCGCTGGTCGCGGCCTCCGCGGAGGCGGCCTCGGCCGAGGTGGTCCCGCCGGTCAAGGTAACCCGTACCCGGCGTAAGAAGGCCACGCCGGCTGCCGTCGAGGAGCCGCCCGCGGTCGAGGAGCCCATCGCCGAGGAGCCGCTCGTCGCCGAGGAGCCGGTCGCCGTCGAGGAGCCGGCGGAGTCGGACCTGCGCGAGGCCGAGGCCGAGTTGAACGACACGGAGGCCGTCCCGAGCAAGACCGCCGCCGAGCTGGCCTGGAGCAGTGGCGCGCAGGAGCGTTCCGGTGAGGTGTCGCCGGGTGCCGCCGTCGCCGGTGTGACCGATGAGCCGAACGACCAGGTCGAGCCGGAGCAGCCGCGTACCCGTCGTCGGCGGGCCGCCCTCTCCGCGCCCACCGTGCTGTTCATGGCACCCCAGCCGGACGCTGTGCCGGTTACCCGACCGGTCGAGCCCGCCCCGGTCGCCGAGGAGCCGGCAGTGGAGGAGGCCGCAGAGCCGTCCCGCCGCCGGCGGCGTGGTCGCCGCGAGGTCGAGCCCGTCGAGGCGATCGAGGCCGAGGAAGAGCCGACCGAGGAGGCCGACGAGGCCACCGAGGCGGATGAGGACGACGAGGACAGCGCCGCCGCGCGCCGCCGCCGCCGGCGTGGTCGCCGGGGTCGTGGCCGGGGCAAGGGCGGGGCCGACGACGCCGAGGACGAGGAGTCCGAAGAGGCGGCGCAGGCCGATGAGGAAGAGACCGCCGAAGTCGAGGCCGAGGGTGACGAGGACGACGAGGCCGAGGGCGGGGACGGCCTGACCCGTCGCCGCCGGCGTCGTCGTCGCCGTGGCGCCGGCGACACGGAGGGCGCCGCCGACGACGGCGTACCGACCGTCGTGAAGATCCGCGAGCCGCGCCGGACCGTCGACGAGGTGCAGGGCGTGTCCGGCTCGACCCGCCTGGAGGCCAAGCGCCAGCGCCGCCGGGATGGCCGGGAGCAGCGGCGTACGCGGCCGCCGATCCTCAGCGAGTCGGAGTTCCTGGCGCGCCGGGAGGCCGTCGACCGCGTGATGGCGGTCCGCCAGCGCGGTGACCGCACCCAGATCGCCGTCCTGGAGGACGGCGTGCTGGTCGAGCACTACGTCACCCGCAACTCCTCCGGCACGATGGCCGGCAACGTCTACCTCGGCAAGGTGCAGAACGTGCTGCCGAGCATGGAGGCGGCGTTCGTCGACGTCGGCCGGGGCCGCAACGCGGTCCTGTACGCCGGTGAGGTCAACTGGGACACCTCCGGCCTGGAGGGGCGGGCCCGCTCGATCGAGCAGGCGCTGCGCTCCGGCGACTCGGTGCTGGTCCAGGTCACCAAGGACCCGATCGGGCACAAGGGCGCTCGGCTGACCAGCCACATCGCGCTCTCCGGCCGACACCTGGTCTACGTGCCCAACGGCAACGCCTCCGGGATCAGCCGGAAGCTGCCGGACAACGAGCGCAAGCGTCTGCGGGACGTGCTCAAGAAGCTGGTCCCGGACGGCGCGGGCGTGATCGTCCGTACGGCCGCCGAGGGCGCCAGTGAGGACGAGCTGGCCCGCGACGTCAAGCGTCTCCAGGCCCAGTGGGAGGACATCCAGGCCAAGGCTGCCGAGGGTGGCGCTCCGGTGCTGCTCTACGGGGAGCCCGACCTGGTCATCCGGGTGGTCCGGGACCTGTTCAACGAGGACTTCCGCGAGCTGGTGATCGAGGGCGAGCAGTCGTACGACATGGTCGAGTCGTACCTGTCGCACGTCTCCCCGGATCTGGTTGACCGGGTCCGCCGGCACGTCGGCACGAGCGACGTCTTCGCCGAGTACCGGATCGACGAGCAGATCATCAAGGGTCTGGACCGCAAGGTCTTCCTGCCCTCCGGTGGTTCGCTGGTGATCGACCGTACCGAGGCGATGACGGTCGTCGACGTCAACACCGGCAAGTACACCGGCTCCGGGGGCAACCTGGAGGAGACCGTCACCCGCAACAACCTGGAGGCGGCGGAGGAGATCGTCCGCCAGCTCCGGCTGCGCGACATCGGTGGCATCGTGGTAATCGACTTCATCGACATGGTGCTCGAGTCGAACCGCGAGCTGGTGCTGCGCCGACTCACCGAGTGCCTGGGCCGGGACCGCACCAAGCACCAGGTCACCGAGATCACCTCGCTCGGTCTGGTGCAGATGACCCGTAAGCGGATCGGCGCGGGCCTGCTGGAGGCGTTCAGCGAGACCTGCGAGTGCTGCAAGGGCCGGGGCGTCATCATGCACACCGAGCCGGTGCCGGAGAAGCCGCGCCCTGCCGGTGCGGGGGAGAAGGTCAAGGCGGTCGCCTCGTCGGTTGCCGCCGCTCCGGCCGCCGAGCAGGGCACCGCGTCGTCCCGCCGCCGGGCGCGTAAGAACGCCCCGGTCGAGCGGGCCGCGGTCGAGGTCGTCGACACCGACACCAGCGTCGAACCGGACGCCGACTACCAGGACACCATGGGCTACGACCTGTCCCGCTACGAGTCGGACACCGCCGCCGCGCCGGCGATCTCCGACAGCCAGCAGGGCGAGTCGGCTCGGCTGGCCGCGGCGGACGACCCGGACGCGCTCGCCGACGGTGAGGGCGACGAGGAGAGTGCCGAGGGTGGCACCGGCCGTCGCCGTTCCCGCCGGGGTGGCGCCCGCCGGCGGACCCGCCCCTGA